One window from the genome of Luteithermobacter gelatinilyticus encodes:
- the csm2 gene encoding type III-A CRISPR-associated protein Csm2: MTPQIDIKDIKPELFLDTAKSWARELQPKDKNKDKNKTSQMRKFYNEVCSLEERLAACQDKQEKEQLFSKLQPGLCMLVPKAEYAKTRKHVDENFVKMIRTCITQVDGPDTLAHFRMFFEAVIGYSKEN; this comes from the coding sequence ATGACACCTCAGATTGATATAAAGGATATTAAGCCGGAGCTGTTTCTCGACACAGCGAAAAGCTGGGCCCGGGAACTTCAACCCAAGGATAAAAACAAAGATAAAAACAAAACCTCCCAAATGCGGAAATTCTACAATGAAGTCTGCAGCCTTGAGGAACGCCTTGCCGCCTGCCAGGATAAGCAGGAAAAGGAACAGCTGTTCAGCAAGCTGCAGCCCGGCCTGTGCATGCTGGTGCCCAAGGCCGAATACGCCAAAACACGGAAACATGTCGATGAGAACTTTGTCAAAATGATCAGAACCTGCATCACGCAGGTGGACGGCCCGGACACCCTGGCCCATTTCAGAATGTTTTTCGAGGCCGTCATCGGCTATAGCAAAGAGAATTAA
- a CDS encoding Spy/CpxP family protein refolding chaperone: MSRIFKIVVFAFNLFLIAGAGFLLAERFFPAPPRDNHGSHQAFHEILNLTEEQKKKLIPIEKVFAEQKAFYEHQIALSNMKLADVMREEKAYTPEVQAAVDDIHEAMGELQKITLKHIFEMRALLDEEQSEILDDYVADVLYGSRHKK, translated from the coding sequence ATGAGCAGAATTTTCAAGATTGTTGTATTTGCCTTTAACCTGTTCCTGATTGCGGGCGCAGGTTTTCTTCTGGCCGAAAGGTTTTTTCCGGCGCCACCCAGGGACAACCATGGTTCGCATCAGGCATTTCACGAGATTCTGAATCTGACGGAGGAACAGAAAAAAAAGCTGATCCCCATAGAAAAGGTCTTTGCTGAACAGAAAGCCTTTTACGAGCATCAGATCGCTCTGTCCAATATGAAACTTGCGGATGTGATGCGCGAGGAAAAGGCCTATACGCCAGAAGTTCAGGCCGCGGTCGATGACATTCATGAGGCGATGGGCGAACTTCAGAAAATTACCTTGAAACACATCTTTGAGATGCGCGCCCTGCTGGATGAAGAACAATCAGAAATCCTGGACGATTACGTGGCGGACGTTCTTTATGGCAGCCGGCATAAAAAATAA
- a CDS encoding RrF2 family transcriptional regulator, whose translation MRLTYHTDYALRLLMLLAVEPHRLHTIEEIARRYNISRNHMMKVAHTLAEAGFITPVRGRNGGLKLASVPEKINLGQVVRATEDNFHLVECFDISKNKCLISADCGLQAPLKHALRAFIETLDQYTLRDLVIHPESDDTLRALFT comes from the coding sequence ATGCGTCTGACGTATCATACAGACTATGCCCTTCGGCTTCTCATGCTTCTGGCCGTTGAGCCTCACAGGCTTCATACGATTGAAGAAATCGCCCGCCGTTACAATATATCCCGCAACCATATGATGAAAGTGGCCCATACTCTGGCGGAAGCAGGGTTTATTACCCCGGTCCGGGGCCGGAACGGCGGCTTAAAACTGGCCTCTGTGCCTGAGAAAATTAATCTGGGTCAGGTTGTGCGCGCCACAGAAGATAATTTTCATCTGGTGGAATGTTTTGACATTAGCAAGAACAAATGTTTGATTTCAGCCGATTGCGGACTCCAGGCTCCGTTGAAACACGCCCTCCGGGCCTTTATTGAAACGCTGGACCAATACACGCTGCGTGATCTTGTCATTCATCCAGAATCCGATGACACGTTAAGGGCCCTGTTTACCTAA
- the cas10 gene encoding type III-A CRISPR-associated protein Cas10/Csm1: MYGQTCRLALSALLHDLGKITQRARVYDRHERFDASKTLYCPYQDKGQYHSHIHAACTALSLDELEESLPDILKGDTSPFASRTAPGEDITDCLANAAAMHHRPGTFLQWCIAVADRIASGFEREEFDKYNQSRDREDYITAQLRTIFAIVGKEDVQKEDTKTKDDWFYPLRPLSPASIFPINIKKAERSREDAAKEYEQLWRGLLQDLKKIPPSHRRNWPLWLDHFDSLWLTYSHAVPSATAFNIRPDVSLYDHSKTTAALATALWRYHEETGQTTAEAVKEDWESKKFLLIQGDFFGIQDFIFNSETHTDSKIVKLLRGRSFFVSLLCECAALNVLDSLDLPPTSQIINAAGKFLIVAPNTTRTKNVLNTLQAEFDQWFLDHTLGLAGIGLATCSASPRDFTEKKFDSLKKSLFDALEKAKFQRFSLCAADAPAPLRQAEYPIGPCAYDSRLPAQEVEDGQKVSRLAQDQIRIGELLAKEKYSRLLIFNSSDKIWDSPGKLKTEIFGYTIVLTRNEDETGKFGRLAESGVLRRAFDISLPDPASGNVWDGYSRRNINAYVPLHKNDPTQDDRYDDLDKAEQGEIKTFEHLSRDDQNMDENGKISGISGLGVLKGDIDNLGRMFQENTNNFAKWASLSRQVNNFFALYLPWLCQKEPAFQNIYTVFAGGDDFYMIGPWYSLQRFAARMRDDFHRYVAENPYIHFSAGYGIYKAGTPLRLLTAGAEEQLEKAKKNKENREKDAFSIFDQTVPWQDWPRIRETTETVAELADTYNFSTAYLYDLIEFTHMAETINDHPENARWRSLFQYRTRRMVSNKEQSLNDLAQKIGDRIDETGGRYRIALFNHVYRNRK; encoded by the coding sequence ATGTATGGCCAAACCTGTCGCCTCGCCTTAAGCGCTCTGTTGCATGATCTGGGGAAAATCACACAACGGGCCAGGGTGTATGACCGGCACGAACGATTCGACGCTAGTAAAACCCTCTATTGTCCCTATCAGGACAAGGGCCAGTATCATTCCCATATTCACGCCGCCTGTACGGCCCTGTCTCTTGATGAGCTGGAAGAAAGTCTTCCGGATATCCTGAAGGGGGATACGAGCCCCTTTGCGTCCCGCACCGCCCCGGGAGAAGACATCACCGATTGCCTGGCCAACGCCGCCGCCATGCATCACCGGCCAGGAACCTTCCTGCAATGGTGCATTGCCGTGGCCGATCGAATTGCCTCCGGTTTTGAACGGGAAGAGTTCGATAAATACAATCAAAGTCGTGATCGGGAGGATTATATTACGGCGCAGTTGCGGACGATCTTCGCCATAGTGGGCAAGGAAGACGTCCAAAAGGAGGACACCAAAACGAAGGACGATTGGTTCTATCCCCTTCGCCCGCTCTCCCCCGCCTCCATTTTTCCCATAAACATAAAAAAGGCAGAGCGCAGCCGGGAAGACGCCGCTAAGGAATATGAACAATTATGGCGGGGTCTGCTACAGGATCTGAAGAAAATCCCCCCCTCCCATCGCCGAAACTGGCCCTTGTGGCTGGATCATTTTGACAGCCTGTGGCTGACCTATAGTCACGCCGTTCCCTCGGCCACGGCATTCAACATCAGGCCCGATGTCTCGCTTTATGATCATTCCAAGACCACGGCGGCGTTGGCGACGGCGCTGTGGCGCTATCATGAGGAAACGGGACAAACCACAGCGGAAGCCGTGAAGGAGGATTGGGAAAGCAAGAAATTTCTGCTGATCCAGGGCGATTTCTTCGGCATTCAGGATTTTATTTTCAATAGCGAAACCCACACCGACAGCAAGATCGTCAAGCTACTACGCGGTCGATCCTTTTTTGTCTCCCTGCTGTGCGAATGCGCGGCTCTCAATGTGCTGGACAGCCTGGATCTGCCGCCGACGTCGCAGATCATCAATGCGGCCGGAAAGTTTCTGATTGTCGCCCCTAATACAACGCGGACGAAAAATGTCCTGAACACATTGCAGGCGGAATTCGATCAATGGTTTCTGGATCATACGCTGGGGCTGGCCGGTATTGGGTTGGCCACCTGTAGCGCCTCGCCCCGGGATTTCACCGAAAAGAAATTTGATTCCCTTAAAAAGAGCCTGTTTGACGCCCTGGAAAAGGCCAAATTCCAGAGGTTCAGCCTATGCGCCGCGGATGCGCCCGCCCCTCTCCGCCAGGCGGAATATCCCATAGGCCCTTGCGCTTATGACAGCCGTCTGCCGGCCCAGGAGGTCGAAGACGGACAAAAGGTTAGCCGGCTTGCCCAGGATCAGATCCGGATCGGCGAGCTGCTGGCCAAGGAAAAATATTCCCGGCTCCTGATCTTTAACAGCTCTGACAAAATATGGGACAGCCCAGGAAAACTCAAAACAGAAATTTTCGGTTATACCATTGTCCTGACCCGAAATGAGGATGAAACCGGAAAATTCGGCCGGCTTGCCGAAAGCGGCGTCCTGCGCCGGGCCTTTGACATTTCCCTGCCGGATCCCGCTTCCGGTAACGTCTGGGATGGCTACAGCCGCCGCAACATCAACGCCTATGTCCCGCTGCACAAAAATGATCCAACGCAAGACGATCGTTACGACGACCTAGATAAAGCCGAACAGGGCGAGATCAAAACTTTTGAACATCTGTCCCGGGATGATCAAAATATGGATGAGAATGGAAAAATTTCGGGTATTTCCGGCCTCGGGGTGCTCAAGGGCGACATTGACAATCTGGGGCGAATGTTCCAGGAAAATACTAATAATTTCGCCAAATGGGCGTCACTCTCCCGACAGGTCAATAATTTCTTCGCCCTTTATCTTCCCTGGCTGTGTCAAAAGGAGCCGGCGTTCCAGAATATATACACCGTCTTCGCTGGCGGCGATGATTTCTACATGATTGGCCCCTGGTACAGCCTGCAGCGCTTCGCCGCGCGGATGCGCGACGATTTTCACCGATATGTGGCCGAAAATCCCTACATCCATTTTTCGGCCGGTTACGGCATTTACAAAGCCGGCACGCCGTTGCGGTTGCTGACCGCGGGCGCCGAAGAACAGCTGGAGAAAGCCAAAAAGAACAAGGAAAATAGAGAAAAAGACGCCTTTTCCATCTTTGACCAGACCGTCCCGTGGCAAGATTGGCCCCGGATCCGCGAAACGACCGAAACTGTCGCGGAACTGGCCGATACATATAATTTTTCCACGGCATATCTCTATGATCTGATCGAATTCACCCATATGGCCGAAACCATAAACGACCATCCCGAGAATGCCCGCTGGCGATCTCTGTTCCAGTACCGCACCCGGCGCATGGTCAGCAACAAGGAGCAGAGCCTCAACGATCTCGCCCAAAAAATCGGCGACCGCATCGACGAAACAGGCGGCAGATATCGCATCGCCCTGTTTAATCATGTTTACAGAAACCGCAAATAA
- a CDS encoding efflux RND transporter periplasmic adaptor subunit — MNKKQLVILGTVLLTGAALGYGFAHLPSADSAPTETGQKREILYWVAPMDANYRSDKPGKSPMGMDLIPVYADDAAAESAEEPALKINPAVVNNLGVRTAKVERSTLYHPVHTVGYVTPDDDKISLIDVRTEGWIEKLYVKTENEWVKKGDPLFKIYSPQLVTAQTEYLQAVKRNNASLIKASEDRLKALGMRDKQIRTLRKKRQVESLTDILAPQDGVILTLNVREGMFVKPGDTVLKLADLSSVWVMAEIFENHIAWVAQGQAAEMTIAGKPEKTWQGVVDYVYPVVDPVSRTVKLRLRFENPDLFLKPNMYSKVRIKGRSRENALHIPREALIRTGSSERVILALGEGKFRPAQVVSGLEAGDRIEILSGLHEGETIVTSAQFLLDSEASMSVGLMRLHTETGNSTEATDHAIDHSTLSHDPASHDPASHEGGDHSQMDHSGHSDHSGHSDHSEMSHDPAAGTATATEMEPGKGMDHD, encoded by the coding sequence ATGAATAAAAAACAGCTTGTCATATTGGGGACCGTTTTATTAACAGGGGCGGCGCTGGGCTACGGTTTTGCGCATCTGCCCTCAGCCGATTCCGCCCCTACCGAAACCGGACAAAAAAGGGAAATCCTATACTGGGTCGCCCCGATGGATGCCAATTACCGCTCCGACAAACCCGGGAAATCTCCCATGGGCATGGATCTGATCCCGGTCTATGCGGATGACGCCGCGGCGGAGAGTGCAGAAGAACCGGCCCTTAAAATCAATCCTGCCGTCGTCAACAATCTTGGCGTGCGTACTGCCAAAGTCGAAAGATCGACCCTGTATCACCCTGTTCATACCGTGGGGTATGTCACACCGGATGATGACAAGATCAGCCTTATTGACGTGCGGACGGAAGGTTGGATCGAAAAACTTTATGTGAAGACTGAAAATGAATGGGTCAAAAAAGGCGACCCCTTATTCAAAATCTATTCCCCGCAACTCGTCACGGCCCAAACCGAATATCTTCAGGCTGTAAAGCGTAACAACGCCTCCCTCATCAAAGCCTCGGAGGATCGCCTGAAAGCCCTCGGCATGAGAGACAAACAAATCCGCACACTCAGAAAAAAACGACAGGTCGAAAGTCTGACGGATATCCTGGCCCCGCAGGACGGCGTCATTCTCACGCTGAATGTTCGCGAGGGGATGTTTGTGAAACCCGGCGATACTGTCCTCAAGCTGGCCGACCTTTCCTCGGTCTGGGTCATGGCGGAAATTTTCGAAAATCATATCGCCTGGGTCGCCCAGGGACAGGCCGCTGAAATGACCATTGCCGGGAAACCCGAAAAAACCTGGCAGGGGGTTGTCGATTATGTGTATCCGGTCGTCGATCCCGTTAGCCGGACTGTGAAACTGCGGTTGCGGTTTGAAAATCCCGATCTTTTTCTGAAACCCAATATGTACAGCAAAGTTCGGATCAAGGGGCGCTCTCGGGAAAACGCGCTACATATCCCGCGGGAAGCTTTGATCAGAACCGGCAGTTCTGAACGGGTCATCCTTGCTCTGGGAGAAGGAAAGTTCCGGCCGGCCCAGGTTGTTTCCGGCCTTGAGGCGGGAGACCGCATCGAAATCCTGTCCGGCCTGCATGAAGGCGAAACCATCGTCACGTCTGCCCAGTTCCTGCTGGATTCCGAAGCCAGCATGAGCGTCGGCCTGATGCGTTTGCATACGGAAACCGGCAACAGCACCGAAGCAACGGATCATGCGATAGATCATTCAACACTGTCCCATGACCCGGCTTCCCATGATCCGGCTTCCCATGAGGGCGGCGACCACAGCCAGATGGATCATTCTGGCCATTCAGATCATTCTGGCCATTCAGATCATTCTGAAATGTCCCATGACCCCGCTGCGGGAACGGCAACGGCAACGGAAATGGAACCGGGAAAGGGGATGGACCATGATTAA
- a CDS encoding c-type cytochrome: protein MGKFVGVMILLGALAAVYAVWNKNETQGISSRQQVVIPAFSAAAQKGLELFNKNCAQCHGVNALGTEQGPPLLHDIYNPGHHSDMAFYRAVQSGVPQHHWRFGNMLPQRHVSRKQTELIIAYIRELQRANGIKYKKHQM from the coding sequence GTGGGTAAGTTTGTAGGTGTGATGATTTTGCTGGGGGCGCTGGCGGCTGTTTATGCCGTATGGAATAAAAACGAAACACAGGGGATATCGTCCCGACAACAGGTTGTTATCCCGGCGTTTTCTGCTGCGGCGCAAAAAGGTCTGGAGCTTTTCAATAAAAACTGCGCCCAATGTCATGGGGTCAATGCGTTGGGCACCGAACAGGGCCCTCCCTTGTTGCATGACATCTATAATCCGGGCCATCATTCGGATATGGCTTTTTACCGGGCAGTGCAGAGCGGTGTGCCCCAGCATCACTGGCGGTTTGGCAATATGTTGCCGCAGCGGCATGTCAGCCGGAAGCAAACAGAGCTTATTATTGCCTATATTCGTGAATTGCAGCGGGCCAACGGCATTAAATATAAAAAACATCAGATGTGA
- a CDS encoding TolC family protein, translated as MIRTLPLLLAAWGFLSGIATVATAEETLTMDRAVALALKANDPSATRFKQQGDALAEQAIAESQLPDPKLSLDMANWPVDSFSYTQEPMTQVKIGIQQSVPRGKTLSYNREKREAEARAEYEKYNLQTRNIILDVRQAWLELYYWRKAREQVEKSREEIKELIAVIESVYVTGRQTSQDLLRAELELSILDDRLIDVDRQIDMTKADLARLIGGEAASLPLADHLPVLLFPSEKEVIRDKLTQHPAVKVDDAIITARTKAINIAEEQYKPGWTVRAGYGFRGNERSDFASLGVTMDVPLFTANRQDKALSAAKLKRHAARLSRDEKLLELYKFLERTYSDWKGLEDRIKLYKKVVINRADETSLASLDAYRNRVADFPELIRSRLAVLDAELTLIRLQTNYLQAQSRLLFLEGEYNE; from the coding sequence ATGATTAGAACCCTTCCGCTTCTGCTTGCGGCATGGGGCTTTCTGTCCGGAATAGCCACCGTCGCCACCGCAGAGGAAACATTAACGATGGACCGGGCTGTAGCTCTAGCGCTCAAGGCCAATGACCCGTCCGCAACCCGATTCAAACAGCAGGGGGATGCGCTTGCTGAACAGGCCATTGCCGAAAGCCAGCTCCCGGATCCGAAACTTAGCCTGGATATGGCCAACTGGCCCGTGGACAGTTTCAGTTATACCCAGGAGCCCATGACGCAGGTCAAGATCGGCATTCAGCAATCCGTGCCCCGGGGCAAGACCCTGTCCTATAATCGTGAAAAACGGGAAGCCGAAGCCCGCGCAGAATATGAAAAATACAATCTGCAGACCCGGAACATCATTCTTGATGTCCGGCAGGCCTGGCTGGAGCTGTATTATTGGCGTAAGGCTCGCGAACAAGTCGAAAAAAGCCGTGAAGAAATCAAGGAACTCATCGCGGTAATCGAAAGTGTCTATGTCACAGGCCGCCAGACCAGCCAGGACTTGCTCAGGGCCGAACTGGAACTCAGCATCCTGGATGACCGGTTGATCGACGTGGATCGGCAAATCGACATGACCAAAGCCGACCTCGCCCGCCTGATCGGGGGGGAGGCCGCCTCTTTGCCACTGGCGGATCACCTGCCGGTTCTGCTGTTCCCTTCGGAAAAGGAAGTGATCAGGGACAAACTCACCCAGCACCCCGCCGTGAAGGTGGATGACGCCATCATCACCGCCCGGACAAAAGCCATCAATATTGCCGAGGAACAATATAAACCCGGCTGGACGGTGCGTGCGGGATATGGTTTCCGGGGCAACGAACGGTCCGATTTTGCCTCTCTGGGCGTCACTATGGATGTGCCGCTGTTTACCGCCAACCGACAGGACAAGGCTCTGTCCGCGGCAAAACTCAAGCGACATGCTGCCCGCCTCAGCCGAGACGAGAAACTTCTGGAACTTTATAAATTCCTGGAGCGGACCTATTCGGACTGGAAGGGTCTGGAAGACCGGATCAAGCTTTATAAAAAAGTGGTCATTAACCGTGCGGACGAAACCAGTCTGGCCTCTCTCGACGCCTATCGCAACAGGGTCGCCGATTTTCCGGAACTGATCCGCTCCCGTCTTGCCGTGCTCGATGCGGAACTGACCCTCATTCGTCTGCAAACAAACTATCTTCAGGCTCAGTCCCGCCTCTTGTTCCTGGAAGGAGAATACAATGAATAA
- a CDS encoding efflux RND transporter permease subunit: MINAIINWSLQNRFLVIVFSLILGGWGIMSLLKTPLDAIPDLSDVQVIIKTTYPGQAPQVVEDQVTYPLTTAMLAVPGAVTVRGYSFFNDSYVYIIFKDGTDPYWARSRVLEYLSQVAPTLPAEARSALGPDATGVGWVYQYALVDKTGKHDLSQLRSLQDWFLKYELQTVEGVSEIATIGGMVKQYQVIVDPEKLRAFNLPLSRVRQAIQRGNQETGGRVLEMAEAEYMVRASGYIQTQEDLKNIPLGYTENGTPITLSQVAEVRLGPELRRGIGELNGEGEAVGGVVIMRYGENALSTIERVKAKLDNLKASLPDGVEIVETYDRSALIKRAVANLNEKLLEEFAIVALVCGLFLFHFRSALVVVLSLPLGVLISFIIMESQGINANIMSLGGIAIAIGAMVDATIVMIENFHKHIEKTPVTPENRWEIVSRSAIEVGPPLFFSLLIITLSFVPIFALEAQEGRMFHPLAFTKTFAMAAASGISITLVPVLMGYFIRGKNIIPEHKNPINRGLIALYRPFIGLVLKHPRAMLAFALVAMISMAFPLQRLGSEFMPDLDEGDLLYMPSAFPAISAGKMAEVLQQTNKLIKTVPEVETVYGKAGRADSATDPAPLTMVETTIRLKPRDQWRDGMTMDKLKKELDQLVQFPSLTNVWIMPIKNRIDMLATGIKTPVGVKVAGPDLKVISEIGEKIERVLKKVPGTSSVYAERVTGGRFIDIDIDRLAAARYGLNIADVQDVVRTAIGGMVVTESVEGLERYPVNLRYPQDYRDSLEKLRSLPVVTPSGARLPLSALASINISDGPGAIKSENARLNGWIYVNIDDVDLGSYVKEAQQAVRDQVELPPGYSISWSGQYEYMERAAEKLSLVIPVTILIILLLLFFNFKNLTAVLIIMGTLPLSLVGGLWLLYLLDYNMSVAVGVGFIALAGIAIEIGVLMMVYLNQAWDARKALARSENRPLGLRDLHEAIIDGALMRVRPIMMTVAVIIAGLLPIMLGSGTGSEVMRRIAAPMVGGMVSATLLTLLVIPAVFLLWKRATDRQDLSEN; encoded by the coding sequence ATGATTAATGCCATTATCAACTGGTCGCTTCAGAACCGTTTTCTGGTGATTGTTTTTTCCCTGATCTTGGGCGGATGGGGCATCATGTCCCTGCTCAAGACTCCGCTTGACGCCATTCCGGATCTGTCGGATGTTCAGGTCATTATTAAAACCACATACCCCGGGCAGGCGCCGCAGGTGGTGGAGGATCAGGTGACTTATCCACTGACCACGGCCATGCTGGCGGTTCCGGGGGCGGTCACGGTGCGTGGTTATTCCTTTTTCAACGATTCCTATGTCTACATCATTTTCAAGGATGGTACAGACCCTTATTGGGCGCGCTCAAGGGTTCTTGAATATCTGAGTCAGGTCGCCCCGACCCTGCCAGCCGAGGCCCGTTCGGCGCTGGGCCCCGATGCCACGGGTGTGGGCTGGGTCTATCAGTATGCCTTGGTGGACAAAACCGGAAAACATGACCTGTCCCAGCTCAGAAGCCTTCAGGACTGGTTCCTGAAATATGAACTTCAGACCGTGGAAGGTGTATCCGAGATTGCCACAATCGGCGGCATGGTTAAACAGTATCAGGTCATTGTCGATCCTGAAAAGCTGCGAGCTTTCAACCTGCCCTTAAGCCGGGTGCGCCAGGCCATCCAGCGCGGCAACCAGGAAACCGGGGGCCGGGTCCTGGAAATGGCAGAAGCAGAATATATGGTCCGGGCCTCGGGGTATATCCAGACACAGGAGGATCTGAAAAACATTCCTCTGGGGTATACTGAGAACGGCACGCCGATCACTTTGTCCCAGGTGGCCGAGGTGCGGCTCGGCCCGGAACTCAGGCGCGGCATTGGCGAGCTTAACGGCGAAGGCGAGGCCGTAGGTGGTGTGGTCATCATGCGGTATGGCGAGAATGCGCTCTCCACCATTGAGCGCGTCAAGGCAAAGCTGGACAATCTGAAAGCCAGCCTGCCCGACGGCGTGGAGATTGTCGAAACCTATGACCGATCCGCCCTGATCAAACGCGCCGTGGCCAACCTTAATGAAAAACTGCTGGAGGAATTCGCCATTGTGGCGCTGGTTTGTGGGCTGTTCCTGTTTCACTTCCGCTCCGCCCTGGTGGTGGTGCTCAGCCTGCCGCTGGGTGTTCTGATCTCCTTTATCATCATGGAAAGCCAGGGGATCAACGCCAATATCATGTCGCTGGGCGGCATCGCCATCGCCATTGGCGCCATGGTGGACGCCACCATTGTGATGATCGAGAATTTCCACAAACATATCGAGAAAACGCCCGTGACCCCGGAAAATCGATGGGAGATCGTCTCCCGATCCGCTATCGAAGTGGGGCCGCCGCTGTTTTTCTCGCTGTTGATCATTACTCTCAGTTTCGTGCCGATTTTTGCGCTCGAAGCGCAGGAAGGGCGAATGTTTCATCCGCTCGCCTTCACCAAAACTTTCGCCATGGCGGCGGCCTCGGGCATCTCCATCACCCTGGTGCCCGTGCTGATGGGCTATTTCATCCGCGGCAAGAATATCATCCCGGAACATAAAAACCCCATCAACCGGGGGCTTATCGCCCTGTATCGCCCGTTTATTGGCCTGGTCCTGAAACATCCGCGCGCCATGCTGGCCTTTGCGCTGGTCGCCATGATCAGCATGGCCTTTCCGCTGCAACGGCTGGGCAGCGAATTCATGCCGGACCTGGACGAAGGAGATCTGTTGTATATGCCGAGCGCCTTTCCCGCCATCTCTGCCGGGAAAATGGCCGAGGTGTTGCAACAGACCAACAAGCTGATCAAGACGGTGCCCGAGGTGGAAACCGTCTATGGCAAGGCCGGCCGCGCGGACAGCGCCACGGACCCTGCCCCCCTGACCATGGTGGAAACCACCATTCGCCTGAAACCACGGGACCAATGGCGGGATGGTATGACCATGGACAAGCTGAAAAAGGAACTGGATCAGCTGGTGCAATTTCCCAGTCTGACCAATGTCTGGATCATGCCGATCAAGAACCGTATCGACATGCTGGCCACCGGTATCAAAACTCCTGTGGGCGTCAAGGTTGCCGGCCCGGATCTTAAAGTCATCTCAGAGATCGGGGAAAAGATCGAACGCGTCCTTAAAAAAGTTCCAGGAACCTCTAGCGTCTATGCCGAACGGGTGACGGGGGGGCGTTTTATTGATATCGACATCGACCGCCTTGCCGCCGCCCGCTACGGGCTCAATATCGCGGATGTACAGGATGTGGTGCGCACGGCCATTGGCGGCATGGTCGTCACTGAAAGTGTGGAGGGGCTGGAGCGCTATCCGGTCAATCTGCGCTATCCGCAGGACTATCGGGACAGCCTGGAAAAGCTGCGCAGCCTGCCGGTGGTGACGCCCTCGGGCGCGCGCCTGCCGCTAAGCGCCCTGGCCTCGATTAATATTTCCGACGGGCCGGGGGCCATCAAGAGCGAAAATGCGCGGCTGAATGGCTGGATTTATGTCAATATCGACGATGTGGATCTGGGCTCTTATGTGAAAGAGGCCCAGCAGGCCGTGCGTGATCAGGTTGAGCTGCCGCCAGGATATTCCATTTCCTGGTCGGGCCAGTATGAATATATGGAACGGGCGGCGGAAAAACTCAGCCTGGTGATCCCGGTGACGATCCTGATTATTCTGTTGCTGCTGTTCTTTAATTTCAAGAATCTGACTGCCGTGCTGATCATTATGGGCACCCTGCCCCTATCTCTGGTGGGCGGGCTGTGGCTTTTGTATCTTCTGGACTACAACATGTCCGTCGCGGTCGGGGTCGGCTTCATTGCCCTCGCCGGCATCGCCATTGAAATCGGGGTTCTGATGATGGTCTATCTCAATCAGGCTTGGGACGCCAGAAAGGCCCTCGCCCGGTCCGAAAATCGCCCCCTCGGGCTTCGGGACCTGCATGAAGCAATCATCGACGGCGCCCTGATGCGGGTCCGGCCAATCATGATGACTGTGGCGGTGATCATCGCGGGTCTGCTGCCAATCATGCTGGGCAGCGGGACGGGGTCCGAGGTGATGCGTCGCATCGCTGCGCCGATGGTCGGCGGCATGGTCAGCGCAACTCTCCTGACCCTGCTGGTAATCCCGGCCGTCTTCCTGCTCTGGAAACGCGCCACTGACCGTCAGGATCTGTCAGAAAACTGA
- the csm3 gene encoding type III-A CRISPR-associated RAMP protein Csm3, with protein sequence MKLKNIIRITGKIELKTGLHIGGGDTSMRIGGADSTVVKHPVTKQPYIPGSSLKGKIRSLLEWRTGEVQEAPLSWKDYENSQNPQVLNILKLFGVSGDASADVGKGLGGPTRVSFADCMMNQEFAERVKFDFCEIKSENSINRISGTAANPRFFERVPAGSLFDFEVTLRCFDGDDDAMTNLLLDGMRLLELDSLGASGSRGYGKIKFTELRLNDEEIQEKFDAIAPFKAA encoded by the coding sequence ATGAAACTCAAAAATATCATCCGCATTACCGGAAAAATCGAATTAAAAACCGGCCTGCATATCGGTGGGGGAGATACTTCCATGCGCATCGGTGGCGCCGACAGCACCGTGGTCAAACATCCGGTCACCAAACAGCCCTATATCCCGGGTTCCAGCCTCAAGGGCAAAATCCGCAGCCTGCTGGAATGGCGCACCGGCGAGGTTCAGGAAGCCCCGCTGTCCTGGAAGGATTATGAAAACAGCCAAAACCCGCAGGTGCTCAACATTCTGAAACTGTTCGGCGTCAGCGGCGATGCAAGTGCGGACGTTGGAAAGGGCCTCGGCGGCCCCACCCGCGTCAGTTTCGCCGATTGTATGATGAATCAGGAGTTCGCCGAACGGGTGAAATTCGATTTTTGTGAAATCAAAAGCGAAAACAGCATCAACCGCATCTCGGGAACGGCGGCCAATCCCCGCTTCTTCGAGCGTGTACCCGCCGGCAGTCTGTTCGATTTCGAGGTCACCCTGCGCTGCTTCGATGGCGATGACGACGCAATGACCAATCTTTTGCTCGACGGCATGCGATTGCTGGAACTCGACAGCCTCGGTGCTAGCGGTTCGCGCGGCTATGGCAAGATCAAATTCACGGAACTTCGTCTCAATGATGAGGAAATCCAGGAAAAATTTGACGCCATCGCCCCCTTCAAAGCAGCCTGA